The DNA sequence GCAAGAAGGCAAATGGAAGCGACCGCCTGATAGTCCAGACTGCTGGAGACCAGATTACGAATAAAACTGCCGTCAATTTTCAGCAAATCCGCATTCATCGTTTTCAGCCGCGCATAGCTGGCATAACCGGTGCCAAAATCATCAATTGCCACCCGGCAGCCCAGCTCCTGAAGCTGCGCCAGGGTTTTCCGCGCTTGTTCAGGATTGGTCAGTGAATGGTTTTCTGTCAGTTCAAAAATAATCTGCCACGGCTCGATGTCATAGTGCTCCAGCAGCGTTTTCACCTGCTGATGAAAATGGCTGTTGCTCACCGAAAAAGGTGAAATATTAATTGCCAGGCGCATTCCCGGAAGCTTCTTGCGCTGCTTGTCCATAAAGATAAGCGTATGTTCGAGAACCCAGCTATCAATACGTGCCGAAAGGCCAAACTCGTACGCCACGGGTAAAAAAACCTCCGGCATGATGATTTCATCATTGTCGTTCAACATCCTGAGCAGAACTTCATGGTAGCAGTCCCCCCGGATACCCACTATCGGCTGCGCCATCAGGACAAAGCGATCCTGATCCAGCGCCTTCACCAGCTGATTCATTATCGTGACTTTGTCTTTTAGTTCCTGCTGCAAAGTGATGGCTCCGCGACGCTGCAAGTTCTCAGGGCTGCCGGTCGCCAGTGAAAGATCGGCCGCGCTGTTGAGCTCACCAAGCAGTAAATGCAGATGGATCACCGGGGAACGAACGTTGCAATAGCTAAATCCCACGGGCGGCTGCAGGGGCATCCCATTCCAGACAAAACGGAATTTTTTGAGGTGTTCATAGAGCAGAGGAATTCGCCGTTGATGCTCGTCACTGTTCAGACGGATCACCAGCTCATGCCCGGCCATTTGAAAGATATTTTCTCCGGGCTGCAGCAATCCGTGGAGTGATTCTGCCAGCATCTGTTTGTATTGAATACGCAACAGAACGCCATAATGGCGGCCCAATATTTCCAGCTCGGGAATACGTAAGAAGCACAGCGCTGACCAGGAAGATTTATTTAATTCCCGGCTCAGCGCCCGGATGTTAGGCAAACGTACAACCGGATCAATGAAGGCCATTCTTCGCATTCGCGAATAAATCACCCGCTGTTGCGTCGCCAGCATCGCCGTATAGGCAATAATAAATGAAAAAACAAGGTAGCTGGAGGAAGTAATCGCCAGCTGATTATCATACATCGGCGAGTGGGGCAGATATTGATAATGAAAATGGATAATAACAATTAAAACTAGCGCCCATATCAATGAGATAGAACGATAGCCAAAACGCATTGCTCCCCATAGCATTACCGGCATAAGCAATGACAAGGTATAGTTTGTACTAAAGATAGTACTTTGATTAGTTAGCGGCATTAAGAGTAAAGCCAGGAATATCAACAGCGTCGCTGCCCATAATGCTATTTCAACACGCTTGATTTTTGGGTCGATTTGCAAGCGGACCTGAGAAATAAATCCGCGGATATACGTCGGATTTCTGATAATACGAATCAAAAAATAGCATAACGGCACGCCCGTTAAGCATCCTACCATCAAGGCCTGAAACGTAATTAAAGAACGCAAACTCAATGGATTAACGCCAATCAACCCCGTGGCGCGCGGATGAATACCCAGATACTCAGCCAGCTGCGAAAGAATCAGAAAAATAGATGAGGGCAGAAACATTTGCCAGAACAGACGGTGAGGCATTAACCCTACATTACCGTGTGATATTTGCTGCCTTCGCGGCACAAAAATTCGGTATCCGCCCCAGCACAGGACGGTCGGAATAAGAAAATGGAAAATAACCCCGATCGAATCTTCCAGCGTCATGCCGCGCGTAATGGAAAGTAGTAAACCGAGAACGATACCCGGAATCGCAGCCCAGCCAAAAAACAGCATCAGGCTCAGAACTAATGCCAGGGGTAAGTAGTAAAGATAGACTTCATTGCCATCCAGCAACGCAGCAGTATTAGCCCATCGCGATATTGGAAGCAACAATGCCGGTAAGATAAGCGGTAGCGCCCACCATTTATCCCGATATTGCCTGTAAAGTTTAATTATGCTCATAGATGCTCAACGGATAACCCCAAATCCTGCAGGGTATATTCAGGCAGGCATCCAACCGACCGTCACTATCGCGCCGTGAATAAAGACGCGGAACTGGCTGGTGATTTTAGTTGTCGGTGAAAACAGACGGTTGATATAAATCAAGAAATCACCTAGCTAATATTAATAATACCTGTTTTTTAACATCTATTGCTCCTGAGCAGAAAGCATGTAAATACGAGGTTTATCTTATATAACATTAATTAATGTTTTAGCTCTGGGATTTTTACATCGTCATCAATTGACCCTTCCGCTTTCCTGTGCCTTAATACCCACATCGCCCATCCTCTGGGTATACTTTAAGGAACCTTTTGTGAGTCAG is a window from the Klebsiella oxytoca genome containing:
- a CDS encoding EAL domain-containing protein, with translation MSIIKLYRQYRDKWWALPLILPALLLPISRWANTAALLDGNEVYLYYLPLALVLSLMLFFGWAAIPGIVLGLLLSITRGMTLEDSIGVIFHFLIPTVLCWGGYRIFVPRRQQISHGNVGLMPHRLFWQMFLPSSIFLILSQLAEYLGIHPRATGLIGVNPLSLRSLITFQALMVGCLTGVPLCYFLIRIIRNPTYIRGFISQVRLQIDPKIKRVEIALWAATLLIFLALLLMPLTNQSTIFSTNYTLSLLMPVMLWGAMRFGYRSISLIWALVLIVIIHFHYQYLPHSPMYDNQLAITSSSYLVFSFIIAYTAMLATQQRVIYSRMRRMAFIDPVVRLPNIRALSRELNKSSWSALCFLRIPELEILGRHYGVLLRIQYKQMLAESLHGLLQPGENIFQMAGHELVIRLNSDEHQRRIPLLYEHLKKFRFVWNGMPLQPPVGFSYCNVRSPVIHLHLLLGELNSAADLSLATGSPENLQRRGAITLQQELKDKVTIMNQLVKALDQDRFVLMAQPIVGIRGDCYHEVLLRMLNDNDEIIMPEVFLPVAYEFGLSARIDSWVLEHTLIFMDKQRKKLPGMRLAINISPFSVSNSHFHQQVKTLLEHYDIEPWQIIFELTENHSLTNPEQARKTLAQLQELGCRVAIDDFGTGYASYARLKTMNADLLKIDGSFIRNLVSSSLDYQAVASICLLARMRNMQVVAEYVETPEIRQAVVSLGIDYMQGYDIGKPAPLEALVED